One window of the Primulina eburnea isolate SZY01 chromosome 18, ASM2296580v1, whole genome shotgun sequence genome contains the following:
- the LOC140820096 gene encoding putative pentatricopeptide repeat-containing protein At1g69350, mitochondrial isoform X2 — protein sequence MTLYIPLFRACTTFRTLTLLHAHLIVIGLQKDPLASTKLIESYSQIGHVEPSRMIFDAFQSPDSFMWGVIIKCHVWNGLFREAIYMYQNMLYNLKELNKFIFPPVLRACSAINSLALGTKVHARIIKSGFDSDTFVETSLLGMYGEVGSLCNAKKVFDEMSIKDMVSWSSMISSYVQQGKGSEGLEIFREMVRQGVEIDHVSLLSAVEASGDLDLWRIGKSVHSYVVRRNIDHEALWSCLVAMYGKFGDLCTAERLFFTGVYETVFSWTTMISCYNQNGYCREAVGMLIEMQEYGVEANSVTLMTVVCSCARLEWLNEGKAVHAYVIRNHVDLDRDYLRLALIDLYANCGYVREQMAEEALSLFVQLLIQGIQPDSFTLSSAISACGIIGLSELGCQIHCFVIKKYLPTEFVKNALIDTYAKCGFIKSACRIFHDDRKESVVTWNCMMCGFSQNGYSEEAICLFNEMYSKYLDIDEITFLSVIQACGNAGVIDKGKWIHHKLITFGVKKDMYIDTALTNMYARCGNLQMARKVFDNMTERSIVSWSTMIGGYAIHGHIDDSISLFNEMIRLGIKPNDITFMNIISACSHAGYVEEGKFYFNSMIRGFDIEPNSEHYACLVDLLSRAGDLNGAYEVINSMPFPADASVWGALVNGCRIHQRMDFMASIQIDLVNMNADDSGYFTLLSNVYAGGGKWNEFRTVRSKMRQMGLKKVHGYSRIQNE from the exons ATGACTCTGTACATACCCCTCTTCAGAGCCTGCACAACGTTTAGAACGCTGACTCTACTGCACGCTCATCTCATAGTGATCGGACTCCAAAAGGACCCTCTCGCATCGACCAAGCTTATTGAATCATACTCACAGATAGGTCACGTCGAACCTTCAAGAATGATCTTTGACGCCTTTCAAAGCCCGGATTCCTTCATGTGGGGCGTGATCATCAAATGCCATGTTTGGAATGGGCTGTTTCGAGAAGCAATTTATATGTACCAGAATATGTTGTATAATTTAAAGGAGTTAAATAAGTTCATTTTCCCACCAGTTTTGAGGGCTTGCTCTGCAATCAATAGTTTAGCGTTGGGAACGAAGGTTCATGCGAGGATTATAAAATCCGGGTTTGATTCTGATACTTTTGTCGAGACCTCGTTGCTGGGTATGTATGGTGAAGTTGGTAGTTTATGCAATGCAAAGAAAGTGTTCGATGAAATGTCTATAAAAGATATGGTTTCTTGGAGTTCAATGATATCCAGCTATGTTCAGCAAGGAAAGGGAAGTGAAGGGTTGGAAATATTCCGGGAAATGGTAAGACAAGGTGTGGAAATTGACCATGTGAGTTTGCTTAGTGCAGTTGAGGCTTCTGGAGACTTGGATTTGTGGAGAATTGGAAAATCGGTCCACAGTTATGTCGTAAGAAGGAACATTGATCATGAAGCATTGTGGAGTTGTCTTGTTGCGATGTATGGAAAGTTTGGTGACTTGTGTACTGCAGAAAGGCTTTTCTTTACTGGTGTTTATGAGACTGTGTTTTCGTGGACAACGATGATTTCTTGCTATAATCAAAATGGATACTGTCGAGAAGCGGTAGGTATGCTTATTGAGATGCAAGAATACGGTGTTGAAGCTAATAGTGTCACGTTGATGACTGTTGTTTGTTCTTGTGCTCGGTTGGAATGGTTAAATGAAGGGAAAGCTGTGCATGCATATGTTATAAGGAACCATGTTGACCTGGATAGAGATTATCTTAGATTGGCATTGATTGATTTGTATGCTAATTGTG GTTATGTTCGGGAACAGATGGCTGAAGAGGCTCTGTCATTGTTTGTTCAATTGTTGATTCAAGGGATACAGCCAGATTCCTTTACCTTGTCCAGTGCCATATCTGCCTGTGGAATTATAGGGCTTTCTGAATTAGGATGTCAAATACATTGTTTTGTCATCAAGAAATACCTCCCTACCGAGTTTGTAAAAAATGCCTTGATTGATACGTACGCAAAATGTGGATTTATAAAATCAGCCTGTAGGATATTTCACGACGATCGAAAAGAAAGTGTAGTAACATGGAATTGTATGATGTGTGGATTCTCTCAAAATGGTTACTCAGAAGAAGCTATCTGCCTTTTTAATGAAATGTACTCGAAATACCTTGATATAGATGAAATAACCTTTTTGAGTGTAATTCAAGCTTGTGGGAATGCAGGGGTTATTGACAAGGGAAAATGGATTCACCATAAGCTGATTACTTTTGGTGTGAAGAAAGATATGTACATTGATACTGCTTTGACTAACATGTATGCTAGATGTGGAAACCTCCAGATGGCTCGAAAAGTTTTCGATAACATGACAGAACGAAGCATTGTGTCATGGAGCACGATGATTGGGGGTTATGCAATTCATGGTCATATTGATGATTCTATCTCTCTCTTTAACGAGATGATAAGATTAGGAATAAAACCAAATGATATAACTTTCATGAATATCATATCAGCTTGTAGCCATGCTGGATATGTCGAAGAAGGGAAGTTTTACTTTAACTCAATGATTCGGGGTTTTGACATAGAGCCGAATTCTGAGCATTATGCATGCTTGGTCGATCTGCTTAGCCGAGCTGGTGATCTAAATGGAGCATATGAAGTCATAAATTCGATGCCGTTCCCTGCTGATGCTAGTGTTTGGGGTGCATTGGTGAATGGGTGCAGAATCCACCAAAGAATGGATTTTATGGCGAGCATTCAGATAGACCTTGTAAATATGAATGCTGATGATTCTGGATATTTTACCCTTTTATCTAATGTATATGCTGGAGGAGGGAAATGGAATGAATTTAGGACGGTGAGATCCAAGATGAGACAAATGGGTTTAAAAAAGGTGCATGGATATAGTAGGATTCAAAATGAGTAG
- the LOC140820096 gene encoding putative pentatricopeptide repeat-containing protein At1g69350, mitochondrial isoform X1: MTLYIPLFRACTTFRTLTLLHAHLIVIGLQKDPLASTKLIESYSQIGHVEPSRMIFDAFQSPDSFMWGVIIKCHVWNGLFREAIYMYQNMLYNLKELNKFIFPPVLRACSAINSLALGTKVHARIIKSGFDSDTFVETSLLGMYGEVGSLCNAKKVFDEMSIKDMVSWSSMISSYVQQGKGSEGLEIFREMVRQGVEIDHVSLLSAVEASGDLDLWRIGKSVHSYVVRRNIDHEALWSCLVAMYGKFGDLCTAERLFFTGVYETVFSWTTMISCYNQNGYCREAVGMLIEMQEYGVEANSVTLMTVVCSCARLEWLNEGKAVHAYVIRNHVDLDRDYLRLALIDLYANCGKLNYSHLIFDTSEDSDIVPWNILISGYVREQMAEEALSLFVQLLIQGIQPDSFTLSSAISACGIIGLSELGCQIHCFVIKKYLPTEFVKNALIDTYAKCGFIKSACRIFHDDRKESVVTWNCMMCGFSQNGYSEEAICLFNEMYSKYLDIDEITFLSVIQACGNAGVIDKGKWIHHKLITFGVKKDMYIDTALTNMYARCGNLQMARKVFDNMTERSIVSWSTMIGGYAIHGHIDDSISLFNEMIRLGIKPNDITFMNIISACSHAGYVEEGKFYFNSMIRGFDIEPNSEHYACLVDLLSRAGDLNGAYEVINSMPFPADASVWGALVNGCRIHQRMDFMASIQIDLVNMNADDSGYFTLLSNVYAGGGKWNEFRTVRSKMRQMGLKKVHGYSRIQNE; encoded by the coding sequence ATGACTCTGTACATACCCCTCTTCAGAGCCTGCACAACGTTTAGAACGCTGACTCTACTGCACGCTCATCTCATAGTGATCGGACTCCAAAAGGACCCTCTCGCATCGACCAAGCTTATTGAATCATACTCACAGATAGGTCACGTCGAACCTTCAAGAATGATCTTTGACGCCTTTCAAAGCCCGGATTCCTTCATGTGGGGCGTGATCATCAAATGCCATGTTTGGAATGGGCTGTTTCGAGAAGCAATTTATATGTACCAGAATATGTTGTATAATTTAAAGGAGTTAAATAAGTTCATTTTCCCACCAGTTTTGAGGGCTTGCTCTGCAATCAATAGTTTAGCGTTGGGAACGAAGGTTCATGCGAGGATTATAAAATCCGGGTTTGATTCTGATACTTTTGTCGAGACCTCGTTGCTGGGTATGTATGGTGAAGTTGGTAGTTTATGCAATGCAAAGAAAGTGTTCGATGAAATGTCTATAAAAGATATGGTTTCTTGGAGTTCAATGATATCCAGCTATGTTCAGCAAGGAAAGGGAAGTGAAGGGTTGGAAATATTCCGGGAAATGGTAAGACAAGGTGTGGAAATTGACCATGTGAGTTTGCTTAGTGCAGTTGAGGCTTCTGGAGACTTGGATTTGTGGAGAATTGGAAAATCGGTCCACAGTTATGTCGTAAGAAGGAACATTGATCATGAAGCATTGTGGAGTTGTCTTGTTGCGATGTATGGAAAGTTTGGTGACTTGTGTACTGCAGAAAGGCTTTTCTTTACTGGTGTTTATGAGACTGTGTTTTCGTGGACAACGATGATTTCTTGCTATAATCAAAATGGATACTGTCGAGAAGCGGTAGGTATGCTTATTGAGATGCAAGAATACGGTGTTGAAGCTAATAGTGTCACGTTGATGACTGTTGTTTGTTCTTGTGCTCGGTTGGAATGGTTAAATGAAGGGAAAGCTGTGCATGCATATGTTATAAGGAACCATGTTGACCTGGATAGAGATTATCTTAGATTGGCATTGATTGATTTGTATGCTAATTGTGGTAAGTTAAACTACAGCCATCTGATATTTGATACGTCTGAAGATAGTGATATAGTTCCTTGGAATATCCTCATATCAGGTTATGTTCGGGAACAGATGGCTGAAGAGGCTCTGTCATTGTTTGTTCAATTGTTGATTCAAGGGATACAGCCAGATTCCTTTACCTTGTCCAGTGCCATATCTGCCTGTGGAATTATAGGGCTTTCTGAATTAGGATGTCAAATACATTGTTTTGTCATCAAGAAATACCTCCCTACCGAGTTTGTAAAAAATGCCTTGATTGATACGTACGCAAAATGTGGATTTATAAAATCAGCCTGTAGGATATTTCACGACGATCGAAAAGAAAGTGTAGTAACATGGAATTGTATGATGTGTGGATTCTCTCAAAATGGTTACTCAGAAGAAGCTATCTGCCTTTTTAATGAAATGTACTCGAAATACCTTGATATAGATGAAATAACCTTTTTGAGTGTAATTCAAGCTTGTGGGAATGCAGGGGTTATTGACAAGGGAAAATGGATTCACCATAAGCTGATTACTTTTGGTGTGAAGAAAGATATGTACATTGATACTGCTTTGACTAACATGTATGCTAGATGTGGAAACCTCCAGATGGCTCGAAAAGTTTTCGATAACATGACAGAACGAAGCATTGTGTCATGGAGCACGATGATTGGGGGTTATGCAATTCATGGTCATATTGATGATTCTATCTCTCTCTTTAACGAGATGATAAGATTAGGAATAAAACCAAATGATATAACTTTCATGAATATCATATCAGCTTGTAGCCATGCTGGATATGTCGAAGAAGGGAAGTTTTACTTTAACTCAATGATTCGGGGTTTTGACATAGAGCCGAATTCTGAGCATTATGCATGCTTGGTCGATCTGCTTAGCCGAGCTGGTGATCTAAATGGAGCATATGAAGTCATAAATTCGATGCCGTTCCCTGCTGATGCTAGTGTTTGGGGTGCATTGGTGAATGGGTGCAGAATCCACCAAAGAATGGATTTTATGGCGAGCATTCAGATAGACCTTGTAAATATGAATGCTGATGATTCTGGATATTTTACCCTTTTATCTAATGTATATGCTGGAGGAGGGAAATGGAATGAATTTAGGACGGTGAGATCCAAGATGAGACAAATGGGTTTAAAAAAGGTGCATGGATATAGTAGGATTCAAAATGAGTAG
- the LOC140819181 gene encoding uncharacterized protein encodes MDDQGLQRSSNAMHAINIQMKGYTFTWERGRGKPQFVEEKLDRALASTSWKERFPDASVLTTQKKISRIAFRFENRWMEDKGFGKLVNDQWEITNSSATITERLRSLSTELTRWSRKHPKIDRKNIEELKDRLERMRSNTDQQSAVKAEEMKMELNQMMIKNDMYWK; translated from the exons ATGGACGATCAAGGGCTTCAGAGAAGTAGTAATGCAATGCATGCTATAAATATTCAGATGAAGGGATACACATTCACATGGGAAAGAGGTAGAGGTAAACCACAATTTGTGGAGGAAAAACTTGATCGTGCTCTTGCCTCCACATCATGGAAGGAGCGATTCCCAGATGCATCTGTTCTGACCACG CAAAAAAAAATCAGTAGAATAGCTTTCCGATTTGAGAACAGATGGATGGAAGACAAAGGCTTCGGTAAACTTGTAAATGATCAGTGGGAGATTACTAATAGCTCTGCTACAATAACAGAAAGACTCAGATCTCTTTCCACGGAATTAACGAGATGGAGTAGGAAACACCCCAAAATTGATCGGAAAAACATTGAGGAACTAAAAGATAGGCTCGAAAGAATGCGATCTAACACAGACCAGCAATCAGCGGTAAAAGCCGAGGAGATGAAGATGGAACTAAATCAGATGATGATAAAAAATGATATGTACTGGAAATAA